Within Mesoplodon densirostris isolate mMesDen1 chromosome 13, mMesDen1 primary haplotype, whole genome shotgun sequence, the genomic segment aattaatagttcATGTGGGTAGAACACTTTTTCTCAATGTGTGattcataaaggaaaatattctgaATTATGCACACAGTAAAATGTGGTGAGGGTTTTAGAAAAGCCCATACTTTGTGTGGAAATTAAATATAGGCACTGGGAAAGCTCTGACTGTGTACACAAAGACTGCCTGCGTAAGGAACATATGGAACTTACTCCATCTTCTGTAAACTACACAGGACTTTCTTTCTGCTACATCCCTCATGCGGGCAGTCAGTGCAAGAGATGTATGACTGTCACCCTGACTTTCAGCATCTCTCCCAGTGTTACGCTGAAAATATACAAAGGTGCACAACATATCCATGGGCATGATGCAACTAAATGAACTCCAGGAAATCCAGAGAGAACAGTTTACTAGAAAAGGGCTGCTTAGGCAATGACCACTGATCGAACCCAGTTGAAGTTCTCCATCAGTTCCACCATCAAGAGCCTCCAACATGGGGAACATCACACAGCCTCCACTTCTCATTTGTAGCCTGGGGAGAAGGTTCTCCATGATAGTCACTTCAATAGAATGCTAGTAAAAATGTATGAGGTTTCTGTTTGAAATATTCTTGACACCTTATATGCAAAAAAGTGACTGCAAATAAAGCTACGTGATCTGAGAGAACCAGGCAGCgccagcgccgccgccgccgccgccaacgccgccgccgccgccaacgCCAACGCCAACGCCGCCAACGCCAACGCCGCCGCCAACGCcaacgccgccgccgccgccaacgCCGCAGACTGAGTCGGAGGAGGGAGAAGCCAGGAAGAAAGTGGCGGCCGTGGCTGCAGAGGCGGCAGCGACGGCAGCGTCCCCCAGGGAGGGGGGCGCCGGCGAGGCTGAGACGGAGATGGAGCCCATTCCCGGCAGCGAGGCCGGCACTGACCCCCTCCCAGTCACGGCCACTGAAGCATCTGTGCCGGACGGCGAGGCCGACGGGCAGCAGTCGACGAGCCACtgttgccgccgccgccgccgcgggagCTAGCCCGCAGCCCGGAGCCGTCAGGGCCGGAGCTGCAGCCTGAGGAGAAGCTGCCCGCCCGGGTGGTGGAGCCGGCGGCAGCCGCGCCATCGGAAGGGCCTGGCCTTTCACCTTCCCCTGCATCGCCGCCCGCGGAGCCCGCGGCTCCCGAGGAGCGCCAGGAACCGCCGCTGCCCCAGCCCTCAGCCCCGGCGCTCGTGCCGCCGGCGGGCGGGGACTCCGCGGTGTTGCAACTGATCCCCGGCTCGGAGGTGCGGGTCACGCTGGACCACATCATTGAGGACGCGCTCGTCCTGTCGTTCCGCCTCGGGGAGAAGCTCTTCTCCGGGGTCCTCATGGATCTGTCCAAAAGAGATCATGAAACGTATGGTGCAATAGCCCTACTTTTGGTGGGAAAAATATACAGCCATTCTGGTGAAGCAGTGAGTAGTGGTCTTAAATGTTTTGCCTTGGTTGGCCTGGCCTGGCAACAGGGGAGTCCACTTCATCGTGGGAGGAATCACAAAACGTCAGATTTGAATCTTGTTGAGCACGAGATCAGCATTAAGTGCTGGATGATTGAATTGGTAAAGAATTTAAAGACTAACATATAGTTTGGGCCCCATGGGATCCCTGTGACAGTATTTCCCAGAAGGGAATATAAGGATAAACCTGAAGCCATGCAGCTCCAAAATAGTACATTCCAAGAAGGGACCGATGTCAAGCGTGAAGTGAATGGTGCTGTGCCCGAGACCCTTCTCCTGTCCCGCCTCCTGAGCTGAGCTTGGCCGAAAGCCTGTGGACTTCCAAACCACCACCTCTCTTCCATGAAGGAGCACCTTATCCTCCCCCTTTGTTTATCAGGGACACATATAACCAATCAATACCTCAGCCACCTCCTCGGAAAATTAAGCGACCCAAACGAAAAATGTACAGGGAAGAACCTACTTCAATAATGAATGCTATTAAACTACGACCCAGGAAAGTCTTGTGTGACAAGTGTAAAAACAGTGTTgttgctgaaaaaaaaagaaattagaaaaggtAGTAGTGCAAGTGATTCTTCTAAATATGAAGATTAAAAACGGAGAAATGAAAGTGTAATTACTATgaacaaaaaactgaaaactgaCCATAAGGTGGATGGGAGAAACCAAAATGAAAGCCAGAAAAGAAATGCTGTGGTTAAGGTTTCAAATATTGCTCACAGCAGAGGCAGAGAAATCTTAATTAACTTCTTAACATCTTAACATCTTAATTAACTTCTCTGGGTTTCCTTTCCCTTATCTGTCAATGGCCTCAATAATCAGACCGTTGTGAGAATCATACAAGATACGACATGCAGCGGTCACCTGTGCTAGAAATAGTGTTGGGCTACAGCGTAGACACCAGCAACACACAGCTATTGCTGGCTATAAAAGTAACTGAGACATTTGGTGATAAATACACAAGAGATTATAAAGATGTAATACAAAAAACAGGATGTCAAAtgtttcattattgttttatagtgattacatgtttaaatgataaaatcttggatatattgaattaaaatattattaaaattacttttatgaTTCTTTTAACATGGATACTACACACTGAAAAATTACATAGCTCTTCCTCATTAGAATTCTATTCGACAGTGCCAGCAGAGAAcagagtaagtgcttaataaagagtaaataaattaaaacattattataAATCTTGACTCGTATTATGTTTTCAAAAGTAAGGCAAAATTAAGCTCTATGGAATAGGAAGGAAAGGCTCATTTGTACTTTTTGTCTTAAATATTTAACACATAAACAGGCAAAGAAGTATGAAAATATTAGTTTAAAAGCTGTCTTCAGGTTGTACAAGTTCACATAAGAGAAAAGCCACAATCTATTTCGAGACAGAAGTTTTTTACCTTTTAGACAAAAGCTGAAAGCAAAAACATGAATTGGCTCACATGGTTTTGAAAAGCAAATGTCTTCTGTGTGGAGTCTGGTTAAATAGGTTCTGACAAAAGAGTTCATTCACTTTACAGAGCAGTTTAACAAGTACAGCGCTTCTTCCCCAGGAGGGTCAGGAGAAGAGGACTGGCAGAGGAGTcagaactgaaggaaaaaaatctctgtggAGAGAAGGATGGGAGAAGACAGCAGAGGGCGCTAAAGAAGACGGGAACAGCCAAAAATCCATCAGGGTAAGGAAAGGTTAACGACTGTTCTTTCTTTAAGAATAGTAATGATCGATATTCAATTTTAAAGTTTCGACCTAACGTGTGTTCTAAAATTCCACTCCAAATCATCGTCAGAAATCTGTTTAACAGAAGAGCCTTATGCTACTGTTGCTTTATGAGATGAAGCAAGGTGAGGGGTCCTGGAGGGTAAAGATGTTTACACGATGCATAGAGATATAGGAAACTAGTCAACGTCAAAGACTGTGAATTCATCAGAAGCAGGAAATCAGAGTGAGACATGCCAAGAATAAATATAATCTCTTGGAGAACATGTGGTACTAAGTGGTCCACATCATACTAGGAATTAACTCTCAATCGGTTTAAtgagatattaaaagaaaattgacCTCGATTAGCGAAAGAGATGGGGCTTCCAGAGAACTagcaattaaattatatttacggATGCATTTAGACAAGGAATTTCAGGAATTTCAGTAATAGAATTAGCTGACATTTGTATATTGAATGCAGATTACAAAACTCTTTCAAAAAGAGTGTCTGGTTTGATCCTTAGAATAGAGGTggaaattattattttccccattttaaagataatgaaacaAACTTAAAGAGACTAAATTACAGAGCCAAGATCACTTATCCATTAAGTAGCAGAAATAGGCATCCTGATCTTCAGAAGGTAAATCTCATGTTCTTTCACCTcagtatataatatatgtatgatTCTCTTTTATTAGTCCTTGTAATTATGATCCACTCTTTTCTTCTTGTGGTGTTTTTTTACCCCTCAGTTTGAATCAGTAGTACCTTAttagatggtggtggtgatgatgaaatTGTTGATAATGATCATCATTTTCATCAACATCATCataatcaccatcattatcaaaaaaattatgaaaaagccTGTTTTAAATAGCCAGCAATTTTGAGGTTCTAATACCCCTGTTAAAATAGGTATTGATATTCCCAGTAACAGAAATATTAAATGTAGGTAGACAGTGAGAAACTAATGCAGATTCAAATATTATCACTACATTGTTGAATTTCAAGACATTCATTCAAGCAACAGCTTTGTGCAAATGCTAAGCATTACGAATTCTCTGTGCTAGGAGAAGTGTTATGTGCCTATCAGAGAGGAcaaataggaatctgaaaaagcctCAAgatacaacctaaatgtccatctttggatgaatggataaagaagatgtggcacatatatacaatggaatattacacagccattaaaaagaaacgaaattgagttatttgtagtaggtggatggacctagagttggtcatacagagtgaagtaagtcagaaagagaaaaacaaataccatatgctgacacatatatatggaatctaagaaaaaaaaaaaagggccatgaagaacctaggggtaagatgggaataaaga encodes:
- the LOC132500611 gene encoding LOW QUALITY PROTEIN: basic proline-rich protein-like (The sequence of the model RefSeq protein was modified relative to this genomic sequence to represent the inferred CDS: inserted 1 base in 1 codon), giving the protein MPSMKAESFRVCTASACRGLLLKVPELFCVYWRCLLEMPTGQSACAPQPPRDRYHCLRAKAHQIGVCTGYSICMQPISRLAAPAPPPPPPTPPPPPTPTPTPPTPTPPPTPTPPPPPTPQTESEEGEARKKVAAVAAEAAATAASPREGGAGEAETEMEPIPGSEAGTDPLPVTATEASVPDGEADGQQXDEPLLPPPPPRELARSPEPSGPELQPEEKLPARVVEPAAAAPSEGPGLSPSPASPPAEPAAPEERQEPPLPQPSAPALVPPAGGDSAVLQLIPGSEVRVTLDHIIEDALVLSFRLGEKLFSGVLMDLSKRDHETYGAIALLLVGKIYSHSGEAVSSGLKCFALVGLAWQQGSPLHRGRNHKTSDLNLVEHEISIKCWMIELVKNLKTNI